In Tistrella mobilis, the genomic window GGCACCGGCGCGGATCAGATCTTGACCACGTAGTCCTTGAGAGTGGTTTCCACCACCTCCCAGGTGCCGGTGAAGCCTTCCTGAAGGATGAAGGCATCGCCCGGGCCGACCTTGCGGGCGGTGCCGCCATCCTCGGTGATGATCGAGACGCCCGAGCGGATGCGGCAGTATTCCCAGCAATCGCTGACGAAGCGCCATTTGCCGGGTGTCGCCTCCCACAGCCCGGCGGCGAGGCCGTCGGCCCGTTCCTCGACACTCCAGGTGCGAAAGGCGGGCGCCCCCTCCAGAACATTGGCGGGGTTGGGGGTGGACTCCTCCGGCTCGATGCCGTCGATGTCGAGTGCAGTGAACATGGCCATGGCATCGTTTCCCCTCTGATCCGGGGCGCGCACCGCCCCCCGGGGGGAGAGCATAGCCCGACGATTGCGGAACGAAAACGGGCGCCGCCTCGGCGAAGAGGCGGCGCCCGTTCGAATTCCGTCGCCGGGGGCTCAGCCGATCGGCATGCCCAGGGCGCGCTTGTAGAGTTCGAGCAGTTCGTCCTGCTCCGCCACGTCGTGCGGCTCCATCTTGCGGAGCTTGAGCACCTGGCGCATCACCTTGGTGTCGAAGCCGTTGCCCTTGGCTTCGGCGAAGATCTCGCGGATGTTCGCGGCGATGCCGGCCTTCTCTTCCTCCAGCCGCTCGATCCGCTCGATATACGAGCGCAGCACGTCGCCCGCGATGCCGCCGACCTCGGTCATGGATCGTATCCCCGTCTCTCAAGGCAGATGACCATCGGAACCCCCGACTGCGGGGATCCCGTGCAAGGGCGGCAAGATAACGGCTGGCGCGGGCCGGCGCAATCGCGGCGATGCGGTGGCAGACCGGCTCAGCCCTCGCGGAATCGGGCAGGGGTGACGCCGAAGCTGCGCCGGAAGCGGGTGGTGAGGTGGGCCTGGCTGGCGAAGCCGGTCGCGGCGGCGATCTCGGCGATCGGCAGGCGGGTGCGGGCCAGCAGGTCGCGGGCCCGTTCAAGCCGCAGCCGCATGACATAGCCGAGCGGGGTCT contains:
- a CDS encoding cupin domain-containing protein, whose protein sequence is MAMFTALDIDGIEPEESTPNPANVLEGAPAFRTWSVEERADGLAAGLWEATPGKWRFVSDCWEYCRIRSGVSIITEDGGTARKVGPGDAFILQEGFTGTWEVVETTLKDYVVKI
- a CDS encoding DUF2312 domain-containing protein → MTEVGGIAGDVLRSYIERIERLEEEKAGIAANIREIFAEAKGNGFDTKVMRQVLKLRKMEPHDVAEQDELLELYKRALGMPIG